In one window of Microtus pennsylvanicus isolate mMicPen1 chromosome 2, mMicPen1.hap1, whole genome shotgun sequence DNA:
- the Mief1 gene encoding mitochondrial dynamics protein MIEF1 isoform X2: protein MPLRDMYLSGSLYDDLQVVTADHIQLIVPLVLEQNLWSGIPGEDTIMNVPGFFLVRRENPEYFPRGSSYWDRCVVGGYLSPKTVADTFEKVVAGSINWPAIGSLLDYVIRPAPPPEALTLEVQYERDKHLVIDFLPSVTLGDTVLVARPHRLAQYDNMWRLSLRPAETARLRALDQADSGCRSLCLKILKAICKSTPALGHLTASQLTNVILHLAQEEADWSSDMLADRFLQALRGLISYLEAGVLPSALNPKVNLFAELTPQEIDELGYTLYCSLSEPEVLLQT, encoded by the exons ATGCCACTTCGGGACATGTATTTAAGTGGCAGCCTCTATGATGATCTGCAG GTGGTGACAGCTGACCACATCCAACTCATTGTCCCTCTTGTGCTGGAGCAGAACCTGTGGTCAGGTATACCTGGCGAGGACACCATCATGAATGTTCCTGGATTCTTCTTGGTCCGTCGTGAGAACCCAGAGTACTTTCCTCGTGGTAGCAGTTATTGGGACCGCTGTGTTGTAGGTGGCTACCTCTCCCCAAAGACAGTGGCAGACACATTTGAGAAGGTAGTGGCAGGCTCTATCAACTGGCCAGCCATAGGGTCCCTCTTGGACTATGTGATCCGACCAGCACCACCCCCAGAGGCCCTGACACTAGAAGTGCAGTATGAGAGGGACAAACATCTTGTCATTGACTTCCTGCCATCAGTGACCCTTGGTGACACTGTCTTGGTGGCCAGACCACACCGCCTAGCTCAGTATGACAACATGTGGCGGCTGAGCTTGCGTCCTGCTGAGACGGCACGCTTACGGGCTTTGGACCAGGCTGACTCAGGCTGCCGATCTCTGTGCCTCAAGATACTCAAGGCCATATGCAAGTCCACTCCAGCTCTGGGCCACCTTACTGCCAGCCAACTAACCAATGTCATCCTCCACTTGGCCCAGGAGGAGGCTGACTGGTCTTCAGACATGCTGGCCGACCGCTTTCTGCAGGCCCTGAGGGGACTCATCAGCTACTTGGAGGCTGGAGTCttgcccagtgctctgaacccCAAGGTGAACCTATTTGCAGAGCTCACCCCTCAAGAAATAGACGAATTGGGATATACTCTCTACTGCTCGTTGTCTGAGCCAGAGGTGCTGCTGCAGACGTAG
- the Mief1 gene encoding mitochondrial dynamics protein MIEF1 isoform X1, with the protein MAGAGERKGKKDDNGIGTAIDFVLSNARLVLGVGGAAMLGIATLAVKRMYDRAISAPTSPTRLSHSGKRSWEEPNWMGSPRLLNKDMKTGLSRSLQTLPTDSSAFDTDTFCPPRPKPFPRRGQVDLKKSRLRMSLQEKLLSYYRNRAAIPAGEQARAKQAAVDICAELRSFLRAKLPDMPLRDMYLSGSLYDDLQVVTADHIQLIVPLVLEQNLWSGIPGEDTIMNVPGFFLVRRENPEYFPRGSSYWDRCVVGGYLSPKTVADTFEKVVAGSINWPAIGSLLDYVIRPAPPPEALTLEVQYERDKHLVIDFLPSVTLGDTVLVARPHRLAQYDNMWRLSLRPAETARLRALDQADSGCRSLCLKILKAICKSTPALGHLTASQLTNVILHLAQEEADWSSDMLADRFLQALRGLISYLEAGVLPSALNPKVNLFAELTPQEIDELGYTLYCSLSEPEVLLQT; encoded by the exons ATGGCAGGCGCTGGTGAGCGCAAAGGCAAGAAGGATGACAATGGCATCGGCACAGCCATTGATTTTGTGCTCTCCAATGCCCGGCTGGTGCTGGGTGTGGGTGGAGCAGCCATGTTGGGCATTGCCACCCTGGCGGTTAAGCGG ATGTATGATCGGGCAATCAGTGCCCCTACCAGCCCCACCCGCCTGAGCCATTCAGGAAAGAGGAGCTGGGAAGAGCCAAACTGGATGGGCTCCCCTCGACTATTGAACAAGGACATGAAGACAGGCCTGAGCCGGTCTCTGCAGACTCTTCCCACAGACTCCTCTGCCTTTGACACAG ATACATTCTGCCCACCCCGGCCCAAACCATTCCCCAGGAGGGGCCAGGTAGACTTGAAGAAGTCACGACTCCGCATGTCCCTGCAGGAGAAACTTCTTTCTTACTACCGGAACCGGGCAGCCATCCCTGCTGGAGAGCAGGCTCGGGCCAAGCAAGCTGCGGTGGACATATGTGCTGAGCTCCGGAGCTTCCTGCGGGCCAAGCTGCCTGATATGCCACTTCGGGACATGTATTTAAGTGGCAGCCTCTATGATGATCTGCAG GTGGTGACAGCTGACCACATCCAACTCATTGTCCCTCTTGTGCTGGAGCAGAACCTGTGGTCAGGTATACCTGGCGAGGACACCATCATGAATGTTCCTGGATTCTTCTTGGTCCGTCGTGAGAACCCAGAGTACTTTCCTCGTGGTAGCAGTTATTGGGACCGCTGTGTTGTAGGTGGCTACCTCTCCCCAAAGACAGTGGCAGACACATTTGAGAAGGTAGTGGCAGGCTCTATCAACTGGCCAGCCATAGGGTCCCTCTTGGACTATGTGATCCGACCAGCACCACCCCCAGAGGCCCTGACACTAGAAGTGCAGTATGAGAGGGACAAACATCTTGTCATTGACTTCCTGCCATCAGTGACCCTTGGTGACACTGTCTTGGTGGCCAGACCACACCGCCTAGCTCAGTATGACAACATGTGGCGGCTGAGCTTGCGTCCTGCTGAGACGGCACGCTTACGGGCTTTGGACCAGGCTGACTCAGGCTGCCGATCTCTGTGCCTCAAGATACTCAAGGCCATATGCAAGTCCACTCCAGCTCTGGGCCACCTTACTGCCAGCCAACTAACCAATGTCATCCTCCACTTGGCCCAGGAGGAGGCTGACTGGTCTTCAGACATGCTGGCCGACCGCTTTCTGCAGGCCCTGAGGGGACTCATCAGCTACTTGGAGGCTGGAGTCttgcccagtgctctgaacccCAAGGTGAACCTATTTGCAGAGCTCACCCCTCAAGAAATAGACGAATTGGGATATACTCTCTACTGCTCGTTGTCTGAGCCAGAGGTGCTGCTGCAGACGTAG
- the Miurf gene encoding mitochondrial ribosome and complex I assembly factor AltMIEF1, with protein sequence MAPWSREAVLSLYRALLRQGRELRYTDRDFYFASIRREFRKNQKLENLEAREKQLEKGLVFLRSKLGGLV encoded by the coding sequence ATGGCCCCGTGGAGCCGAGAGGCGGTTCTCAGTCTATACCGGGCTCTGCTGCGCCAAGGCCGAGAGCTTCGCTACACTGATCGAGACTTCTACTTTGCTTCCATCCGTCGTGAATTCAGGAAAAATCAGAAGCTTGAGAATCTAGAGGCTCGGGAGAAGCAGCTGGAGAAGGGCCTGGTCTTCCTCCGTAGCAAACTTGGAGGTCTTGTTTAG
- the Mgat3 gene encoding beta-1,4-mannosyl-glycoprotein 4-beta-N-acetylglucosaminyltransferase, which yields MKMRRYKLFLMFCMAGLCLISFLHFFKTLSYVTFPRELASLSPNLVSSFFWNNAPVTPQASPEPGGPDLLRTPLYSHSPLLQPLSPSKATEELHRMDFVLSEDTTEYFVRTKAGGVCFKPGTKMLEKPSGRTEEKPEVAEGSSARGPGRRPMRHVLSTRERLGSRGTRRKWVECVCLPGWHGPSCGVPTVVQYSNLPTKERLVPREVPRRVINAININHEFDLLDVRFHELGDVVDAFVVCESNFTAYGEPRPLKFREMLTNGTFEYIRHKVLYVFLDHFPPGGRQDGWIADDYLRTFLTQDGVSRLRNLRPDDVFIIDDADEIPARDGVLFLKLYDGWTEPFAFHMRKSLYGFFWKQPGTLEVVSGCTVDMLQAVYGLDGIRLRRRQYYTMPNFRQYENRTGHILVQWSLGSPLHFAGWHCSWCFTPEGIYFKLVSAQNGDFPRWGDYEDKRDLNYIRSLIRTGGWFDGTQQEYPPADPSEHMYAPKYLLKNYDQFRYLLDNPYREPKSTVEGGRRNLGSEGRLPAVRGKLDAVEG from the coding sequence ATGAAGATGAGACGCTACAAGCTCTTTCTCATGTTCTGTATGGCCGGCCTGTGCCTCATCTCCTTCCTACACTTCTTTAAGACCTTATCCTATGTCACCTTCCCCAGAGAACTGGCCTCCCTCAGCCCTAACCTGGTTTCCAGCTTCTTCTGGAACAATGCCCCTGTCACTCCCCAGGCCAGTCCAGAACCGGGTGGCCCGGACCTGTTGCGAACCCCTCTCTACTCCCACTCCCCATTGCTCCAGCCACTGTCCCCCAGCAAGGCCACCGAGGAATTGCACCGGATGGACTTCGTGTTGTCGGAGGACACCACTGAGTATTTTGTGCGCACCAAAGCCGGTGGTGTGTGCTTCAAACCAGGTACCAAGATGCTGGAGAAACCTTCAGGGCGCACAGAGGAGAAGCCCGAGGTGGCGGAGGGCTCCTCAGCTAGGGGCCCTGGTCGGAGGCCCATGCGGCACGTGTTGAGTACACGAGAACGCCTGGGTAGCCGGGGCACTAGGCGCAAGTGGGTCGAGTGTGTGTGCCTCCCAGGCTGGCACGGACCCAGCTGCGGGGTGCCCACCGTGGTGCAGTATTCCAACCTGCCCACCAAGGAGCGCCTGGTACCCAGGGAGGTGCCAAGGCGGGTTATCAACGCCATCAACATTAACCATGAGTTTGACCTGCTGGACGTGCGTTTCCATGAGTTGGGCGATGTGGTGGATGCCTTCGTGGTGTGCGAGTCCAACTTCACCGCCTACGGGGAGCCGCGGCCGCTCAAGTTCCGAGAGATGCTGACCAATGGCACCTTCGAGTACATCCGCCACAAAGTGCTCTACGTCTTCCTGGACCACTTCCCACCCGGTGGCCGGCAGGATGGCTGGATTGCAGATGACTACCTGCGCACTTTCCTCACCCAGGATGGCGTCTCCCGCCTACGCAACTTGCGGCCGGATGACGTCTTTATCATCGATGACGCAGACGAGATCCCCGCACGTGATGGTGTGCTGTTCCTCAAGCTCTATGACGGCTGGACGGAGCCCTTTGCCTTCCACATGCGCAAGTCCCTGTACGGCTTCTTCTGGAAGCAACCGGGCACGCTGGAAGTGGTGTCGGGTTGCACCGTGGACATGTTGCAGGCCGTGTATGGACTGGATGGCATCCGTCTGCGCCGTCGCCAGTACTACACCATGCCCAACTTCCGACAGTATGAGAACCGCACAGGTCACATCCTAGTGCAGTGGTCTCTCGGCAGCCCCCTGCACTTTGCGGGCTGGCATTGCTCCTGGTGCTTCACACCCGAGGGCATCTACTTCAAGCTTGTGTCCGCGCAGAATGGCGACTTTCCACGCTGGGGTGACTATGAGGACAAGAGGGACCTCAACTACATCCGCAGCTTGATTCGCACTGGGGGCTGGTTCGACGGCACGCAGCAGGAGTACCCTCCTGCAGACCCCAGTGAACACATGTATGCTCCCAAATACCTGCTCAAGAACTATGACCAATTCCGCTACCTGTTGGACAACCCCTACCGGGAGCCAAAGAGCACTGTGGAGGGTGGGCGCCGGAACCTGGGCTCCGAGGGAAGGTTACCTGCTGTCAGGGGCAAGTTAGATGCAGTAGAGGGTTAG